A genomic segment from Nitrospinaceae bacterium encodes:
- a CDS encoding cytochrome C oxidase subunit I produces the protein MMAVATGNDIEQDHRLTGAYLAVALIALLGGVITGLFQAMNYAGHDVYPKLSPVIRSYYHGLSIHGVLNVLVWTTFFNCGFLQFITARSLGAPLAIRALGWPVFWLMTGGVVVTAVPLILNEASVLFTFYPPMRAHPAFYIGLTLVVVSTWLVALNIGRSVADWKKRNPGARTPLPAFMSLVTFVMWFIASLGIASEMLFMMIPWSLGLVSGTNPLMARTLFWFTGHPIVYFWLLPAYVSWYTIVPRQAGGRLFSDPMARASFLLFLMLSIPVGFHHQFTDPGIHEGWKIFHALLTFGVFFPSLLTFFNVVASLESGAKARGGSGYFAWFLRLPWGDPSLAAQLLAMLIFVFGGIGGLINASISMNLIVHNTAWIVGHFHLTVGAAVTLSFMGITYWLVPILSGRGLWSPKLALTQAWLWSGGMVVFSNALHRLGMMGMPRRTMIGAVPYMQPEWKAPL, from the coding sequence ATGATGGCAGTCGCGACGGGAAACGATATCGAACAAGATCACCGGCTGACCGGGGCCTACCTTGCCGTGGCGCTCATCGCCCTGCTCGGCGGGGTCATCACCGGCCTGTTCCAAGCAATGAACTACGCTGGTCACGATGTCTACCCCAAGCTCTCACCCGTCATTCGCTCTTACTACCACGGGTTGAGCATCCACGGAGTCCTGAACGTTCTGGTGTGGACGACTTTCTTCAACTGCGGCTTCCTGCAGTTCATCACCGCCCGCTCGCTCGGCGCGCCGCTGGCCATCCGGGCGCTGGGCTGGCCGGTCTTCTGGCTCATGACGGGGGGGGTGGTTGTCACGGCCGTCCCGCTGATTCTCAACGAGGCGTCGGTGCTCTTCACGTTCTACCCGCCGATGCGGGCACACCCGGCCTTCTATATCGGCCTCACCCTGGTCGTGGTCAGCACCTGGCTCGTCGCCCTGAACATCGGGCGCAGCGTGGCCGACTGGAAAAAACGCAATCCTGGCGCGCGAACCCCGCTTCCCGCATTCATGTCGCTCGTCACCTTCGTCATGTGGTTCATCGCCTCGCTGGGCATCGCCTCCGAGATGCTCTTCATGATGATCCCCTGGTCGCTCGGCCTCGTCAGCGGAACAAACCCGCTGATGGCGCGAACGCTCTTTTGGTTCACGGGCCACCCCATCGTCTATTTCTGGCTCCTGCCCGCCTACGTGTCGTGGTACACCATCGTCCCCCGGCAGGCGGGGGGCCGGTTGTTCAGCGACCCGATGGCGCGGGCTTCGTTTCTCCTGTTCTTAATGCTATCGATACCGGTGGGCTTCCATCACCAGTTCACCGACCCCGGCATACACGAGGGCTGGAAGATTTTTCACGCCCTTCTCACTTTCGGAGTCTTCTTCCCGAGCCTGCTCACCTTCTTCAACGTTGTCGCCTCGCTCGAAAGCGGTGCCAAGGCGCGCGGGGGCTCGGGCTATTTCGCCTGGTTCCTTCGCCTTCCCTGGGGTGATCCCTCGCTGGCCGCCCAGTTGCTGGCGATGCTGATCTTCGTCTTCGGCGGCATCGGCGGGCTCATCAACGCCTCGATTTCGATGAACCTCATTGTCCACAACACGGCCTGGATCGTGGGCCACTTCCACCTCACCGTGGGTGCGGCGGTCACGCTCTCGTTCATGGGCATCACCTACTGGCTGGTGCCGATATTGAGCGGACGCGGGCTCTGGAGCCCGAAGCTTGCCCTCACCCAGGCCTGGCTCTGGTCCGGGGGTATGGTCGTCTTCTCGAACGCCCTCCACCGACTCGGCATGATGGGCATGCCCCGACGAACGATGATCGGCGCGGTCCCCTACATGCAACCCGAGTGGAAGGCCCCCCTTT
- a CDS encoding methyltransferase domain-containing protein, with protein MTDEAAKQREKVQKIYSGDSDYYITSTPHAKSSSLTRAAEILRPEGGVHLDVATGAGHTAYQMAPKCAWVIASDLTLSMLESTRKNGADKGITNTRLLCTDSEGIALQDASVDTVSVRIAPHHFSDVPKAISEMGRVLKPDGRLIYIDNIAPEEPPEAKRYNDFEEVRDPSHNRCDSLPALVEMFEDAGLKILYTETIRKRMDFEEWVNRPHLDDAARDDLRRFLAEPTPAIRYWMNPRTEEGLLYFDELEGVILAQRA; from the coding sequence ATGACCGACGAGGCAGCCAAGCAGCGCGAAAAGGTACAGAAAATCTATAGCGGGGACTCAGACTACTACATCACGAGCACCCCCCACGCCAAGAGTAGCTCGCTCACCCGCGCGGCAGAAATTCTCCGGCCCGAGGGCGGGGTGCACCTCGATGTGGCGACCGGCGCGGGCCACACGGCCTACCAGATGGCGCCTAAGTGTGCGTGGGTAATTGCCTCCGATCTGACCTTGAGCATGCTTGAGTCCACACGAAAGAACGGAGCCGATAAGGGGATTACAAACACACGGCTTCTCTGCACCGATTCAGAGGGCATCGCACTCCAGGACGCCTCGGTGGATACGGTCTCGGTGCGTATCGCGCCGCACCACTTCTCGGATGTGCCCAAAGCCATTTCGGAGATGGGCCGCGTCTTAAAACCCGATGGCAGGCTCATATATATCGACAACATCGCTCCCGAGGAGCCTCCCGAGGCAAAGCGCTACAACGATTTTGAGGAGGTACGCGACCCGAGCCACAATCGGTGCGACTCGCTGCCCGCGCTGGTTGAGATGTTCGAGGATGCGGGCCTTAAAATTCTTTATACCGAGACCATTCGCAAGCGCATGGATTTTGAGGAGTGGGTGAACCGCCCGCATCTAGATGATGCCGCTCGTGACGATCTCAGGCGCTTTCTTGCCGAGCCCACGCCTGCAATACGCTACTGGATGAATCCCCGCACCGAGGAAGGCTTGCTCTACTTCGATGAGCTCGAAGGCGTCATCCTCGCCCAGCGTGCCTAG
- a CDS encoding TRAP transporter small permease: protein MEGRKYSSIRERWESFDDTLAGWEGIALITLLFVMLITGFIQVVLRNLFHTGILGADLLLRQGLLWLGLLGASLAVRGAGRHIEIDIVSRLISPHWAKPARRLTDLFAALVCALLARASLLFLIGEYDAGSRIAGVFPAWVFQLILPVGFAVMAARFLGASLLGRPDKTDDKSETKS, encoded by the coding sequence GTGGAAGGCCGAAAATACTCATCAATTCGCGAGCGCTGGGAGTCGTTTGACGACACGCTGGCGGGATGGGAAGGCATCGCCCTCATCACCCTTCTCTTCGTCATGCTTATCACCGGGTTCATTCAGGTTGTTCTGCGCAACCTGTTTCACACCGGCATCCTCGGGGCCGACCTTCTTTTAAGACAAGGGCTTTTATGGCTTGGTCTGCTGGGCGCATCGCTCGCCGTACGCGGGGCCGGGCGCCACATTGAAATCGATATCGTCTCAAGGCTCATTTCGCCCCACTGGGCAAAACCCGCCAGGCGTCTGACCGACCTTTTCGCCGCCCTTGTCTGCGCACTGCTGGCGCGAGCCTCGCTACTTTTCCTCATAGGTGAATACGACGCGGGGAGCCGGATAGCGGGTGTTTTTCCGGCCTGGGTTTTTCAACTAATACTTCCGGTCGGATTCGCGGTCATGGCCGCTCGATTTTTGGGCGCCTCGCTGCTGGGCCGCCCAGATAAGACAGACGACAAAAGCGAGACGAAAAGTTGA
- a CDS encoding GerMN domain-containing protein, with amino-acid sequence MNRSRRWWILIVLLIGVAMSIFYQNYLLDYVGDLVERGRRATFGDPKKAPTLAPTVKQVIFYMSPRSDKLLRVERDVEEGGTSINSVRRTLETLVAGPREEDAAVPVVPPGVKIRTLFPGPGSILYVDFDRKFRENHPGGAWSELLTAQAVANTVLANFGKVYEKVILLIEGQQAETIAGALTIAGPLKFRDDLVEASITETATEAETKPAAPAASPAPVGVPDAPVSPVGVPSQQEKPIGPVGAPQGGR; translated from the coding sequence ATGAACCGCTCCCGCCGCTGGTGGATTCTCATCGTCTTACTCATCGGCGTAGCGATGTCGATCTTTTACCAGAATTATCTCTTGGACTATGTTGGCGATTTAGTGGAGCGGGGTCGGCGGGCGACATTTGGCGATCCGAAAAAGGCGCCTACCCTGGCGCCGACAGTCAAGCAGGTGATTTTTTATATGAGCCCGAGGAGCGATAAACTTCTCCGTGTCGAGAGAGATGTCGAGGAGGGCGGCACCTCCATAAATTCGGTGCGACGCACACTTGAGACCCTTGTCGCGGGCCCCAGGGAAGAGGACGCCGCCGTTCCCGTCGTGCCGCCAGGGGTGAAAATCCGCACCCTCTTTCCGGGACCCGGCTCGATCCTATATGTCGATTTTGACCGCAAATTCCGAGAAAATCACCCTGGTGGCGCATGGAGTGAACTTCTTACCGCCCAGGCGGTGGCGAATACGGTGCTCGCAAATTTTGGGAAAGTTTATGAAAAAGTCATCTTGTTGATAGAGGGACAGCAGGCCGAAACTATCGCCGGGGCGCTCACTATAGCCGGACCGCTCAAGTTCCGAGATGATCTCGTTGAGGCCTCGATTACTGAAACTGCCACTGAAGCCGAGACAAAGCCTGCGGCCCCAGCTGCGTCTCCTGCGCCGGTGGGTGTTCCCGATGCGCCGGTCTCTCCTGTGGGGGTTCCTTCTCAGCAGGAAAAACCCATCGGCCCTGTCGGTGCACCTCAGGGCGGTCGCTAG
- a CDS encoding cytochrome C oxidase subunit II has product MKDSNSPYKLELIWILPSIVLPVVMFAILLYTAFGQGVHLPSEEGLIDPARIAATAPFDKLGVHQIGPKKYRVHMMAGIWFYVPNQIKVPRGSTVEFIATSKDVVHGLYIKGANVNAMLLPGQVTRVTTRFDNPGEYPFICHEYCGTAHHTMWGKVVVE; this is encoded by the coding sequence ATGAAAGACTCCAACTCCCCCTACAAACTCGAACTCATATGGATATTGCCAAGCATCGTCCTCCCGGTAGTGATGTTCGCTATTCTGCTCTACACCGCCTTCGGCCAGGGAGTCCATCTGCCATCGGAGGAGGGGCTGATCGATCCGGCGCGCATCGCGGCAACCGCGCCCTTCGATAAACTGGGCGTCCACCAGATAGGTCCCAAGAAATACCGCGTGCACATGATGGCCGGTATTTGGTTCTACGTCCCAAACCAGATCAAAGTCCCCAGGGGCTCGACCGTCGAGTTCATCGCCACAAGTAAGGATGTCGTTCACGGCCTCTACATCAAGGGGGCCAACGTGAACGCGATGCTCCTGCCGGGCCAGGTGACCCGCGTGACAACTCGCTTCGACAATCCCGGGGAATATCCCTTTATTTGTCACGAATACTGCGGCACCGCCCACCACACGATGTGGGGCAAGGTTGTCGTCGAGTAG
- the bioA gene encoding adenosylmethionine--8-amino-7-oxononanoate transaminase: MSSKASSSPSVPSNMTRRPSEEDEQRLRRLAESDHRHLWHPFTPMDEWEREDPPLIIERGEGAYLIDVEGKRYLDGVSSLWVNIHGHRRAEIDEAIRHQLDRIAHSTMLGMGQDSAIELAEKLAAITPPGLSRVFYSDSGSTAVEVALKIAFQYQKQKTPARPEKSKFIALNRAYHGDTVGSVSVGGIELFHDIFRPLLFETLRAEAPYCYRCPRGAVDSPCPVCTGDDIEQLITEHADEVAAVIVEPMIQGAAGIIPQPKGFLRRVREACTRSGVLLIADEVATGFGRTGRMFASEHENVAPDILCLAKGITGGYLPLAATLTTEEIFDAFRGAPAEGRTFFHGHSYTGNPLACAAALANLSIFENEKTLDTLAPKIIRLWKELELLRQIPAVGDVRGLGFMAGIELVADRETKSPYPPEARMGRQVILAARRRGLAIRPLGDVLVLMPPYCVSEDEIAWMAGVVGESIQEVTKKPESP; the protein is encoded by the coding sequence ATGAGCTCGAAGGCGTCATCCTCGCCCAGCGTGCCTAGCAACATGACGAGACGCCCTTCTGAGGAGGATGAACAACGCCTCCGCCGCCTCGCCGAGAGCGACCATCGCCATCTGTGGCACCCCTTCACACCGATGGACGAGTGGGAACGAGAAGATCCGCCGCTCATCATCGAGCGCGGTGAGGGGGCCTATCTCATCGATGTCGAGGGCAAGCGCTATCTCGACGGGGTCTCGTCCCTCTGGGTAAACATCCACGGCCACCGGCGCGCCGAGATCGATGAGGCAATCCGCCATCAGCTCGACCGCATTGCCCACAGCACGATGCTCGGCATGGGCCAGGACAGCGCCATCGAACTGGCCGAAAAGCTCGCCGCCATCACCCCCCCCGGCCTCTCACGCGTTTTTTACTCAGACAGCGGCTCCACCGCCGTCGAGGTCGCCCTCAAGATAGCCTTTCAATATCAAAAACAAAAAACCCCGGCACGGCCCGAAAAATCTAAATTCATCGCGCTGAACAGGGCCTATCACGGCGACACGGTGGGCTCGGTGAGTGTGGGCGGCATCGAGCTTTTTCACGACATTTTTCGGCCCCTGCTTTTTGAAACCCTCCGGGCCGAGGCGCCCTACTGCTACCGTTGCCCGAGAGGAGCTGTGGACTCTCCTTGCCCGGTTTGCACGGGCGATGATATCGAGCAGCTGATCACAGAGCACGCAGATGAGGTTGCCGCCGTCATCGTCGAGCCGATGATCCAGGGCGCGGCGGGAATTATTCCCCAACCCAAGGGCTTTCTGAGACGGGTGCGGGAAGCCTGCACGCGGTCGGGGGTGCTTCTCATCGCGGATGAAGTGGCCACTGGCTTTGGCCGCACCGGGCGCATGTTCGCCTCAGAGCACGAAAACGTAGCGCCCGATATTCTCTGCCTCGCCAAAGGAATCACGGGGGGGTATCTACCGCTCGCCGCGACACTCACCACCGAGGAGATCTTTGATGCCTTCCGGGGAGCGCCCGCCGAGGGGAGGACTTTTTTTCACGGCCACTCCTATACCGGCAACCCGCTTGCCTGCGCCGCAGCCTTGGCAAATCTCTCGATATTCGAAAACGAGAAAACCCTCGACACGCTCGCACCCAAAATCATCCGCCTCTGGAAAGAGTTGGAACTACTCCGCCAGATTCCCGCCGTGGGCGATGTTCGAGGGCTAGGCTTCATGGCTGGTATCGAGCTTGTCGCAGATCGGGAAACAAAATCGCCCTACCCACCCGAGGCGCGAATGGGCCGGCAGGTGATTCTCGCCGCCAGACGGCGCGGGCTGGCAATTCGCCCGCTGGGAGATGTGCTGGTACTCATGCCGCCTTATTGCGTGAGCGAGGACGAGATTGCCTGGATGGCTGGAGTGGTGGGCGAGTCGATCCAGGAGGTGACGAAAAAACCTGAGTCTCCCTAG
- a CDS encoding cupin domain-containing protein, translating into MAYLFHQDELPKLVSVTPGRERIFFVSQELANTDAMLAGIIRYKKGAASPLHYHENCEHFYFFLEGEGTVETDEGVTPISPGTLVFIPAEEKHRLRATADSTHFECQVPNLFKTTILEGTDDDLRWEKIDGKIWVQS; encoded by the coding sequence ATGGCCTACCTTTTCCACCAAGACGAACTGCCCAAGTTGGTTTCTGTCACACCGGGACGCGAGCGCATCTTTTTCGTCAGCCAAGAGCTGGCGAACACCGATGCGATGCTGGCCGGAATCATCCGCTACAAAAAAGGGGCCGCCTCCCCCCTTCACTACCACGAGAATTGCGAGCATTTTTATTTCTTCCTAGAGGGCGAGGGCACCGTCGAAACCGACGAGGGCGTGACGCCCATCTCGCCGGGCACCCTCGTGTTCATCCCTGCAGAGGAAAAACATCGCCTCCGGGCCACCGCAGATTCCACCCATTTCGAATGCCAGGTGCCGAACCTGTTCAAGACGACCATTCTCGAGGGCACGGACGACGATCTGCGCTGGGAGAAAATCGACGGCAAAATCTGGGTCCAGAGCTAA
- a CDS encoding DUF2007 domain-containing protein: MWKKIFRLGNNLEPPALPIIKTVGGQVEAIILKGRLEAEDIPVHLSYESASSIYGFSSTGLGKVDIMVPRDFESAARIILGQEERGNSPTPEGSSPPGGTGNEAA; the protein is encoded by the coding sequence TTGTGGAAGAAGATATTCCGGCTCGGAAATAATCTTGAGCCGCCCGCCTTACCCATCATAAAAACCGTGGGTGGGCAGGTCGAGGCGATCATCCTCAAAGGGCGGCTTGAGGCAGAGGACATACCAGTCCACCTCAGCTACGAATCCGCCAGTTCAATCTACGGATTTTCTTCAACAGGTCTCGGCAAGGTGGACATCATGGTGCCTAGGGACTTTGAGAGCGCCGCGAGAATCATCTTGGGACAAGAGGAAAGAGGTAACTCACCCACACCCGAAGGCTCGAGCCCACCCGGAGGCACAGGAAACGAGGCGGCTTAA
- a CDS encoding Gfo/Idh/MocA family oxidoreductase, with amino-acid sequence MSNKSIGVGIVGLGKWAEVIGPGIRDTEGIDITACYTRTQENREDFARRYGCEPVGSYEDLLAHPRVDAVAILSSTTVHGGQAFAAIDAGKHLFMEKPITPTIAEGVEIAKKVEEAGLIMQMGYETRCMAGVRHIKRLLDEGHLGQPVACEVNWSHDLGIRLTPDDWNYYAANCPGGPLMQLGIHHVFNAMLLLGPIKKVKAIGATRLIDAEVPDITGAILEHTSGATTYLGCYYFCPRRWHLNLLGTEGNAMLNLRLPQGDVKDYLIKLLDADSITDLNIHWKDQAEPESVDLTHGNMIVEEIKEFVSWVRDGRPSDANPRAGVETLAVILAAVESMETGKAVEMEAFLAANGA; translated from the coding sequence ATGTCGAACAAATCCATCGGCGTCGGAATCGTCGGCTTAGGCAAGTGGGCAGAAGTCATCGGACCCGGAATTCGGGACACCGAGGGCATCGATATCACTGCTTGCTACACACGCACGCAAGAGAACCGAGAGGATTTTGCCCGGCGCTATGGTTGCGAGCCAGTCGGAAGCTATGAGGACCTTCTCGCTCATCCCCGAGTCGATGCGGTGGCTATCCTCTCATCGACCACCGTTCATGGCGGACAGGCCTTTGCCGCCATCGATGCCGGGAAGCATCTGTTCATGGAAAAACCGATTACCCCGACTATCGCCGAGGGTGTGGAGATCGCCAAAAAAGTCGAGGAGGCCGGCCTAATAATGCAGATGGGCTACGAAACCCGTTGCATGGCGGGCGTCCGGCACATCAAGCGTTTGCTCGACGAGGGCCACCTGGGCCAGCCGGTAGCCTGCGAAGTGAACTGGTCACATGATCTGGGTATACGCCTGACGCCCGATGACTGGAACTATTACGCGGCCAATTGCCCGGGTGGGCCGCTCATGCAGCTCGGCATTCATCATGTCTTCAACGCCATGCTTCTTCTCGGCCCCATTAAAAAAGTAAAAGCCATCGGCGCCACCCGCCTGATCGACGCCGAGGTGCCCGACATTACCGGCGCGATATTAGAGCACACCTCCGGGGCGACGACATATCTGGGCTGCTACTATTTCTGCCCCCGAAGGTGGCACCTGAACCTCCTGGGCACCGAAGGCAACGCTATGCTTAACCTGCGCCTCCCCCAGGGCGATGTGAAGGATTACCTGATCAAGCTGCTCGACGCTGATTCGATCACCGATTTAAATATCCACTGGAAAGATCAGGCAGAGCCCGAGAGCGTCGATCTCACGCACGGGAATATGATCGTCGAGGAAATCAAGGAGTTCGTTAGCTGGGTGCGCGATGGCCGCCCCTCGGATGCCAATCCACGAGCGGGCGTCGAAACACTTGCTGTGATTCTCGCCGCCGTCGAGAGCATGGAAACGGGCAAGGCCGTCGAGATGGAGGCGTTTCTCGCCGCGAATGGCGCTTAA
- a CDS encoding TRAP transporter large permease subunit, which produces MTALGGVGLAAFALLGAPLFTVIAAIALWGFWEEEISAAAFIIELYRMTDAPTLLAIPFFTFAGFLMAEAGTPGRLTRLARAALGWMPGGLALVTLATCAFFTAFSGASGATIVALGGLLFAALTQDGYSERFSLGLVTTGGGLGLLFPPSLPLILYGVVAGVNIDHLFIAGIVPGFLLILILSIYCMKIASTEAPRTPFSRPEFSAALKEAGWELPLPALILGGIYGGLYTPAEASVVAALYVLIVEVWVFHDLDLWDEVPTIARESMILVGVILVILGASLGLTNYLVDQEAPQRILEAVRSFSTSRYTFLLGLNLFLLAVGCMMDIFSAIVVIVPLIVPIAKEFGIHPVHLGIIFLANLEIGYITPPVGLNLFIASNRFGKPLSEIWRTTLPFLILRLGALALITYFASLSLGPLRWLTGTP; this is translated from the coding sequence TTGACCGCGCTCGGTGGCGTGGGCCTCGCCGCATTCGCGCTTCTTGGCGCGCCGCTTTTCACCGTCATCGCGGCGATCGCGCTCTGGGGTTTTTGGGAAGAGGAGATTAGCGCGGCCGCATTCATCATCGAGCTCTACCGCATGACCGACGCGCCGACCCTGCTGGCAATCCCCTTTTTCACATTCGCGGGCTTCCTCATGGCCGAGGCTGGGACACCGGGGCGACTCACCCGGCTGGCTCGTGCGGCACTGGGGTGGATGCCGGGCGGGCTCGCGCTGGTAACACTGGCAACCTGCGCCTTTTTCACCGCGTTCTCGGGCGCATCGGGGGCGACCATCGTTGCGCTGGGCGGGCTGCTCTTTGCCGCGCTCACTCAGGACGGCTACTCCGAGCGCTTCTCTCTGGGGCTGGTGACTACGGGCGGGGGGCTCGGCCTGCTCTTTCCGCCAAGTCTTCCGCTTATTCTCTACGGCGTCGTCGCCGGGGTGAATATCGATCATCTTTTCATCGCAGGGATCGTCCCGGGATTTCTCCTGATCCTGATCCTGTCGATCTATTGCATGAAAATCGCGAGCACCGAGGCGCCCCGGACCCCGTTTTCCCGTCCCGAGTTCTCGGCGGCGCTGAAAGAGGCAGGCTGGGAGCTTCCCCTTCCAGCGCTCATCCTCGGCGGAATTTATGGCGGGCTCTACACCCCGGCGGAGGCCTCGGTGGTGGCGGCGCTATATGTGCTCATCGTCGAGGTCTGGGTCTTCCACGATCTCGACCTGTGGGACGAGGTGCCCACCATCGCGAGAGAAAGCATGATCCTCGTCGGGGTGATCCTGGTGATCCTCGGCGCCTCGCTCGGGTTGACGAACTACCTGGTCGATCAGGAAGCGCCCCAGCGTATACTCGAGGCCGTCCGCTCCTTCTCGACGAGCCGCTACACCTTCCTCCTCGGCCTCAATCTTTTTCTCCTCGCCGTGGGCTGCATGATGGACATCTTCTCGGCAATCGTCGTCATCGTGCCCCTCATTGTTCCCATCGCAAAAGAATTCGGCATCCACCCCGTTCACCTGGGGATTATTTTTCTGGCCAACCTTGAGATCGGCTACATCACCCCACCCGTGGGGCTAAATCTCTTCATCGCGAGCAACCGCTTCGGCAAGCCTTTGAGCGAAATTTGGCGAACAACGCTGCCCTTCCTCATCCTCAGGCTCGGGGCGCTGGCGCTTATCACCTACTTCGCCTCCCTCAGCCTCGGGCCCCTCAGATGGTTAACGGGCACTCCCTAG
- a CDS encoding N-acetylmuramoyl-L-alanine amidase, with translation MIRKQFHVPIFIVAASLAVSVAAHAQPGNGLKVESNGIPLKATGPTAASPFILALDAGHGGRDTGSRGSGALLEKDVTLRVVKLLAERLGRRPEIKVVLTREADAEISAVRRAAIANHNGSALMLSIQADASWRPDARNPSIIVAAPQRPPRVEGEGDDALALRWQRGQNINLAGSRRFARGIQKRFAKLRGGEKPSIRSLLPRSLEGARMPAVYISLGVISTPEEEARLREMDEKSPYIAAIEAEVVRYAGLPEKLPEPAEPTGSEAVKEKAEPEALDESNAFRPPDGGN, from the coding sequence ATGATTCGAAAACAATTTCATGTCCCGATTTTCATCGTCGCCGCCTCGCTCGCGGTTTCAGTGGCGGCGCATGCCCAGCCGGGAAATGGGTTGAAGGTTGAGTCTAATGGGATCCCGCTTAAAGCAACCGGTCCCACTGCCGCCTCGCCGTTTATCCTCGCACTTGATGCTGGCCATGGTGGCCGCGATACAGGTAGCCGGGGATCCGGTGCACTTCTCGAAAAAGATGTCACCCTCCGGGTAGTTAAACTACTTGCCGAGCGGCTAGGCCGTCGTCCCGAGATCAAGGTGGTTCTCACGCGTGAGGCAGACGCCGAGATTAGTGCTGTTCGAAGGGCGGCCATCGCGAATCACAACGGCTCGGCCCTCATGCTCTCGATTCAGGCCGATGCCTCCTGGCGGCCCGATGCACGTAATCCCTCAATCATAGTCGCCGCACCACAGCGCCCGCCCCGTGTGGAGGGTGAGGGGGACGATGCCCTGGCCCTAAGGTGGCAGCGTGGCCAGAACATTAACCTGGCTGGTAGCCGTCGATTCGCTCGCGGGATTCAAAAGCGGTTCGCAAAACTTCGGGGCGGGGAGAAGCCCTCGATACGCTCGCTACTTCCGCGCTCGCTTGAGGGGGCCAGGATGCCGGCCGTCTACATCAGCCTTGGGGTGATTTCGACGCCCGAGGAGGAGGCCCGCCTTCGAGAGATGGATGAAAAAAGCCCCTACATCGCCGCCATTGAGGCCGAAGTCGTTCGCTATGCGGGCCTGCCTGAAAAACTGCCCGAACCAGCCGAACCAACCGGCTCAGAGGCGGTTAAAGAAAAAGCCGAGCCTGAGGCGCTCGACGAAAGCAACGCCTTCCGCCCACCTGACGGAGGGAACTAA
- a CDS encoding class I SAM-dependent methyltransferase — protein sequence MAFKLEQEVNEHFTPFYPYVADEVLAQFGGTGGRVLEIGPYGPGVTLALAEKCPDLSFVCGDDNDEALSYFRKCVRNVKMSRRVEILNIDKYSLLFDADTFDLVIFRGGLFFWDEQEKILAEMNRVLKPGGVGAHGGGFGAGAPDELIESLLPKARELNSKLDKKRLSEEDVKSIAKKANINSDVRIAREHGLWVYWKKS from the coding sequence ATGGCTTTTAAGCTCGAACAAGAAGTGAACGAACATTTTACTCCCTTTTATCCCTATGTCGCGGACGAGGTGTTGGCTCAATTTGGAGGCACTGGGGGTCGCGTTCTCGAAATTGGCCCCTACGGACCAGGCGTAACGCTTGCGCTGGCCGAGAAATGTCCTGATTTATCTTTTGTCTGTGGCGACGACAACGACGAGGCGCTTTCCTACTTTCGGAAATGCGTGCGCAACGTGAAAATGAGCCGGCGGGTGGAAATTCTCAACATCGACAAGTACAGCCTGCTTTTTGATGCCGATACCTTCGATCTGGTGATCTTCCGGGGTGGCTTGTTCTTCTGGGATGAACAAGAAAAAATTCTTGCAGAGATGAACAGGGTCCTAAAGCCGGGAGGTGTTGGTGCCCACGGCGGGGGCTTTGGCGCGGGCGCGCCCGATGAGCTAATCGAGTCTCTTCTGCCTAAGGCCCGTGAGCTGAACAGCAAGCTCGACAAAAAAAGGCTCTCCGAGGAAGATGTGAAAAGTATTGCGAAGAAGGCAAATATCAACTCTGATGTGCGCATCGCCCGTGAGCACGGGCTATGGGTTTACTGGAAAAAGAGCTAA